In Methanococcus maripaludis, a single window of DNA contains:
- a CDS encoding exodeoxyribonuclease VII small subunit: MDNYEELIEKLENIVNSMENDELSLEEAMKNYEEGIKLSNKLYKILNDAEGKIKILTENGEIDFNDE, translated from the coding sequence ATGGATAATTATGAAGAATTGATTGAAAAACTTGAAAATATCGTAAATTCAATGGAAAATGACGAATTATCTCTTGAAGAAGCCATGAAAAACTACGAAGAAGGGATAAAATTAAGCAATAAACTTTATAAGATTTTAAATGACGCCGAAGGAAAGATAAAAATTCTAACTGAAAACGGCGAAATTGACTTTAACGACGAATAA
- a CDS encoding EamA family transporter, which yields MYYISMIIVVLASILYHICQKSISSGANPYVSLMVTYLVSIISTVVAIFILNGKIDIVESVKNLNWATYVLGISIVFLELGFLLVYRAGWNVSVAALTAYVAVAVLLIPVGILLFKENISFLKVLGISFCILGLILINK from the coding sequence ATGTATTACATCTCAATGATTATCGTAGTTTTAGCAAGTATACTCTACCACATCTGCCAAAAATCAATTTCAAGTGGTGCAAACCCATACGTTTCACTTATGGTTACATACCTCGTTTCGATAATTTCGACAGTTGTTGCAATTTTTATCCTGAATGGAAAAATCGATATCGTAGAATCTGTCAAAAATTTAAACTGGGCAACTTACGTACTTGGAATTTCTATTGTGTTTTTAGAGCTTGGATTTTTACTTGTTTACCGTGCAGGTTGGAATGTAAGCGTTGCGGCACTTACTGCATATGTTGCAGTTGCAGTTTTATTAATACCTGTAGGAATACTTTTATTTAAAGAAAATATAAGTTTTTTAAAAGTTTTAGGAATTTCATTTTGTATATTGGGACTAATTTTAATTAATAAATAA
- the uvrA gene encoding excinuclease ABC subunit UvrA — MKDIIIKGAREHNLKNISLTLPRNNLIVVTGVSGSGKSTIAFDTIYAEGQRRYVESLSAYARQFLGLMNKPDVDSIEGLSPAIAIQQKTTSKNPRSTVGTVTEIYDYLRLLYARIGIPYCPEHNIRIESQSPEKIAEKIEEEFSETVTILSPIVRQKKGTYQKLVKDLNSEGFARIRVNGEIYRTDDEITLERYKKHDIEIVIDRLNPKEDHSRLVEACERALERSGGLLIVTGSINNEEVEKIYSSNLACPICSISFEELQPRMFSFNSPFGACEYCSGLGIKMEFDADLIIPDKTKCIADGAVALYRNFLDGYRSQHLAAVANHFGFTVLTPIKDLSKEQFDILLYGSPEKIHFKVSNGSGDTEWSQNKPWEGLIPQSIRLYNETKSEYRRKELEKFMTVSLCPKCGGKRLKDKALAVKIEDKSIIDLTDLSISKAEEFFNNLKLTDKEYEIAKQVIKEIKSRLKFLNDVGLGYLTLSRRSGTLSGGEAQRIRLATQIGSNLTGVLYVLDEPSIGLHQRDNQKLIETLHKLRNLDNTLVVVEHDEDTILNADYVVDMGPGAGVHGGDVVTVGTPTEISKNKDSLTGKYLSGELKIEVPEKRRKSSKFLKLSNCKQNNLKNVSVEIPTGVFNVITGVSGSGKSTLIYENLYPALKEKIKSEESFEELDFEDQLYENTKEKCNLEIDSEIDKVVVIDQSPIGRTPRSNPATYTKVFDKIRQVFAETKEAKVKGYGPGRFSFNVKGGRCENCQGDGVIKIEMNFLPDVFVECEECKGARYNRETLEVKYKEKSISDVLNMSVEEAREHFKNIPQISTKLKTLCDVGLGYIKLGQSSTTLSGGEAQRIKLTRELSKRATGNTIYLLDEPTTGLHFHDVKKLIDVLNSLVEKGNTVVVIEHNLDVIKCADHIIDLGPEGGDFGGEIIATGTPEEISKCKESHTGKFLKNILSKN; from the coding sequence ATGAAAGATATCATCATCAAAGGTGCGAGAGAACATAATTTAAAAAATATCTCGCTAACACTCCCAAGAAATAATTTAATAGTTGTAACTGGAGTTTCAGGTTCTGGAAAATCCACGATAGCATTTGATACGATATATGCCGAAGGTCAGAGAAGGTACGTTGAATCACTTTCAGCATATGCGAGGCAGTTCTTAGGGCTTATGAATAAACCCGATGTTGACAGTATTGAAGGACTATCCCCTGCAATTGCAATACAGCAGAAAACAACAAGTAAAAACCCAAGAAGTACCGTTGGAACAGTTACTGAAATTTACGACTACTTAAGATTACTTTATGCAAGAATTGGAATTCCATACTGTCCTGAACACAACATTAGAATAGAATCACAGAGTCCTGAAAAAATAGCTGAGAAAATCGAAGAAGAATTTTCTGAAACTGTAACGATATTATCCCCAATTGTAAGACAGAAAAAAGGAACGTATCAAAAACTCGTTAAGGACTTGAATTCTGAAGGTTTTGCAAGAATTCGTGTAAATGGCGAAATTTACAGAACGGATGACGAAATAACACTTGAAAGATACAAAAAACACGATATCGAAATTGTTATAGATAGATTAAATCCCAAAGAAGATCATTCAAGGCTTGTTGAAGCCTGTGAAAGAGCACTTGAACGTTCAGGCGGACTTTTAATCGTAACTGGCAGTATAAATAACGAAGAAGTTGAAAAAATTTATTCTTCAAATTTAGCATGCCCTATCTGCAGTATTTCATTCGAAGAACTTCAACCACGAATGTTTTCATTTAACAGCCCATTTGGTGCATGTGAATACTGTAGTGGACTTGGAATAAAAATGGAGTTTGATGCGGACTTAATAATTCCCGATAAAACCAAATGTATTGCTGACGGTGCAGTTGCACTTTATAGAAACTTCCTTGATGGATACAGGTCACAACATTTGGCGGCGGTTGCAAACCATTTTGGTTTTACGGTTTTAACGCCAATAAAAGACCTTTCAAAAGAACAGTTTGATATATTGCTGTATGGAAGTCCTGAAAAAATTCATTTTAAAGTATCAAACGGCAGTGGGGATACTGAATGGAGTCAAAATAAACCATGGGAAGGGCTTATTCCACAATCCATTAGATTATATAATGAAACTAAATCAGAATACCGGAGAAAAGAACTTGAAAAGTTCATGACAGTCAGTTTGTGTCCAAAATGTGGTGGAAAACGTTTAAAAGATAAAGCACTTGCCGTAAAAATAGAAGATAAGTCAATTATCGATTTAACCGACCTTTCAATTTCAAAAGCCGAAGAATTCTTTAATAATTTAAAATTAACAGATAAAGAGTATGAAATTGCAAAACAAGTCATAAAAGAAATAAAATCGAGATTAAAATTCTTAAATGATGTTGGTTTGGGATATTTAACTCTTTCAAGACGATCAGGAACACTTTCAGGTGGAGAAGCTCAGCGAATCAGGCTTGCAACCCAGATTGGATCAAATTTAACTGGTGTTTTATATGTACTCGATGAACCATCAATTGGCCTTCACCAGCGAGATAATCAAAAATTGATCGAAACACTCCATAAACTAAGAAATTTAGATAACACTCTCGTTGTTGTTGAGCATGACGAAGATACAATTTTGAATGCAGATTATGTCGTAGATATGGGTCCAGGTGCTGGAGTTCATGGTGGAGATGTGGTTACAGTTGGAACACCGACTGAAATTTCGAAAAATAAGGATTCTTTAACTGGAAAATACCTTTCAGGAGAATTAAAAATCGAAGTGCCTGAAAAAAGAAGAAAAAGTAGCAAATTTTTAAAACTTTCAAACTGTAAACAGAACAATTTAAAAAATGTGTCTGTTGAAATCCCCACCGGAGTATTTAACGTGATTACGGGAGTATCCGGGAGTGGAAAATCCACTTTAATTTATGAAAACTTGTACCCTGCGTTGAAAGAAAAAATAAAATCCGAAGAAAGTTTTGAAGAACTTGATTTTGAAGATCAGCTTTATGAAAACACGAAAGAAAAGTGCAACCTTGAAATTGATTCGGAAATCGATAAAGTTGTTGTAATTGACCAAAGTCCGATTGGAAGAACTCCAAGATCAAATCCTGCAACTTACACGAAGGTATTCGATAAAATCAGGCAGGTTTTTGCAGAAACCAAAGAAGCAAAAGTAAAAGGATATGGGCCAGGAAGATTCTCGTTTAATGTCAAAGGCGGAAGATGTGAGAACTGTCAGGGCGATGGAGTCATAAAAATAGAAATGAACTTCTTACCTGATGTTTTTGTAGAATGTGAGGAGTGTAAAGGTGCTAGATACAATAGAGAAACTCTCGAAGTAAAATACAAGGAAAAATCAATTTCAGACGTTTTAAACATGAGCGTTGAAGAAGCGAGAGAACATTTCAAAAATATTCCGCAAATTTCGACAAAATTAAAAACCTTGTGCGATGTTGGACTTGGTTACATTAAATTAGGGCAGAGTTCCACGACCCTTTCAGGAGGAGAAGCTCAAAGGATTAAATTAACAAGAGAACTATCAAAAAGAGCTACTGGAAATACGATATATTTACTAGACGAACCAACAACAGGACTTCATTTCCACGATGTTAAAAAATTAATCGATGTATTAAACAGCCTCGTTGAAAAAGGAAATACCGTAGTTGTAATTGAACATAACCTCGATGTAATAAAATGTGCTGACCATATAATAGATCTTGGACCTGAAGGCGGGGATTTTGGTGGCGAAATAATTGCAACAGGAACTCCCGAAGAAATTTCAAAATGTAAAGAAAGCCATACTGGAAAATTCTTAAAAAACATTCTTTCTAAAAATTAA
- the uvrC gene encoding excinuclease ABC subunit UvrC has product MINISDIPKNPGCYIYKDESGTVIYVGKAKNLKKRVSSYFNKKNHDPKTEQLVKSIYDMEFIVTDNEIEALILESTLIKKYRPKYNIDLKDSKNYAYIYISEEDFPRIGISRNKSEKGKFYGPFTSAKERDYVLDVLKKTFKIRSCKNMHKRPCLRHHIKNCTAPCSGDITSKDYLNQIKKAEYVLKGNIDSLIHELKNEMDLKSKNLQFEEALVIREEINAVERLKTRQNVKRDVKYNEDVIGILEKSGKIHMMVFNVLKGTLFDRKYFEFDYTENFFEEFLIQYYLENEVPSEIIISSLPKNLEEESKDYNSDALLDYLSQKKGSKVAFKIPQKGEKKQLLDLAIKNLEIYVNGNEIKVESLKNKLMLDKPPEIIECFDISHLSGTSTVASMVQFRNGKPDKKNYRRFKIKTVSGIDDFKSISEVVFRRYSKLIEENLELPDLIVIDGGKGQLSSAFSELRKLKLKIPIISIAKREEEIYAPGIENPLPIKKNEKASLFIQEIRDEAHRFAINYNRLLRKKELIK; this is encoded by the coding sequence ATGATAAATATTTCAGATATTCCAAAAAATCCCGGTTGCTATATTTATAAAGACGAATCCGGAACCGTAATTTACGTTGGGAAAGCAAAAAACTTGAAAAAAAGAGTTAGTAGCTACTTTAACAAAAAAAATCACGACCCTAAAACCGAACAGCTTGTAAAATCAATTTATGACATGGAATTTATTGTAACTGATAACGAAATCGAAGCTTTAATTTTAGAAAGTACTTTAATCAAAAAATACCGCCCAAAATACAATATTGACCTGAAAGATTCGAAAAATTATGCATATATCTACATTAGCGAAGAAGATTTTCCAAGAATCGGAATATCGAGAAATAAATCCGAAAAAGGAAAATTCTACGGGCCATTTACATCGGCAAAAGAACGGGATTACGTATTAGATGTTTTAAAAAAGACTTTTAAAATCAGGTCTTGTAAAAACATGCACAAACGCCCGTGTTTAAGGCACCATATAAAAAACTGCACTGCACCTTGCAGTGGCGATATAACTTCTAAAGATTATTTGAATCAAATAAAAAAGGCAGAATATGTTTTAAAAGGAAATATTGATTCACTAATTCATGAACTTAAAAATGAAATGGATTTGAAATCAAAAAATTTGCAGTTTGAAGAAGCTTTGGTAATTAGAGAAGAAATAAATGCAGTTGAAAGATTAAAAACCCGTCAAAATGTTAAAAGAGATGTAAAATACAACGAAGATGTAATCGGCATTCTTGAAAAAAGCGGAAAAATCCACATGATGGTTTTTAACGTATTAAAAGGAACGCTCTTTGATAGAAAATACTTTGAATTTGATTACACAGAAAATTTCTTTGAAGAGTTTTTAATCCAATATTATTTGGAAAACGAAGTTCCGTCTGAGATTATAATTTCCAGCCTACCAAAAAATCTTGAAGAAGAATCCAAAGATTATAATTCTGATGCACTTTTAGACTACTTATCTCAAAAAAAAGGTTCAAAAGTCGCTTTCAAAATCCCCCAAAAAGGAGAAAAAAAGCAGCTTTTAGATCTTGCAATTAAAAATCTTGAAATTTACGTTAATGGAAATGAAATAAAAGTTGAAAGCTTAAAAAATAAATTAATGCTTGATAAACCTCCAGAAATAATAGAATGCTTTGATATATCGCATCTTTCAGGAACGTCCACCGTTGCGTCGATGGTCCAGTTTAGAAACGGAAAACCTGACAAAAAAAATTACCGCAGATTTAAAATAAAAACTGTTTCTGGAATTGATGACTTCAAATCGATTTCAGAAGTTGTGTTTAGAAGATACAGTAAATTAATTGAAGAAAATTTAGAATTACCTGATTTAATAGTTATTGATGGTGGAAAGGGCCAACTTTCGTCAGCATTTTCTGAACTTCGAAAATTAAAACTTAAAATTCCAATAATTTCAATTGCAAAACGAGAAGAAGAAATATATGCTCCAGGAATTGAAAATCCACTTCCAATAAAGAAAAATGAAAAAGCATCCCTTTTTATTCAAGAAATTCGTGATGAAGCGCACAGATTTGCGATAAATTACAATCGATTACTTAGAAAAAAGGAATTGATAAAATGA
- the uvrB gene encoding excinuclease ABC subunit UvrB, giving the protein MSFPDFKLKADFKPKGSQPDAIAELVNDLEKNSEKSKQTLLGVTGSGKTFTIANVIEKVQKPTLVIAHNKTLAAQLYNEFKDFFPENRVEYFVSYYDYYQPESYIPQKDQYIEKDAQINPKIEQMRLRATSAILSRRDVIIVASVSCIYGLGNPKLFKEMGFELKTGEKIKRSGIIEKLVDIQYERNDMELVPGRFRVKGDTLDIIPGYQDDIVRVEMFGDEIDRIYELDPKNMTKKHELDSFYMYPAKHFVIPEEDKKNAIKSILKELDEWLPNLDMLKSHRLKQKTLYDIEMIEETGSCKGIENYSRHFENRKEGEPAYCLLDYFPEDFLIVIDESHQTIPQIRGMYKGDRSRKQSLIDYGFRLPSAYDNRPLRFEEFKKYMNNVIFVSATPGEYELDNSNQVVEQIIRPTGLLDPEVEIKPIENQVEDIIKETEKMVEKGERVLITTLTKRLAEELTEYLAKRQVKARYLHSDIDTIERTEIIRNLRLGKFDCLVGINLLREGLDIPEVGFVGILDADKEGFLRNDKSLIQTIGRAARNANSKVVLYADKMTDSIKKAVSETERRRNLQKDYNEMHNITPKTIVKPIREKVVDISDIKHIPVADIPNVIIELEAEMYEAAEALEFEKAIKIRDNIAKLKKKLK; this is encoded by the coding sequence ATGAGTTTTCCAGATTTCAAATTAAAAGCAGACTTTAAACCAAAAGGATCCCAGCCAGACGCGATTGCAGAGCTTGTGAATGACCTTGAAAAAAATTCAGAAAAAAGTAAGCAGACATTGCTTGGTGTTACAGGTTCTGGAAAAACTTTTACAATTGCAAATGTGATTGAAAAAGTTCAAAAACCAACTCTGGTAATTGCGCACAATAAAACACTTGCGGCACAACTCTATAATGAGTTTAAAGACTTCTTTCCCGAAAATCGAGTAGAATACTTTGTTTCGTATTATGATTACTACCAGCCAGAATCATATATTCCACAAAAAGATCAATATATTGAAAAGGATGCACAAATCAACCCGAAAATTGAGCAGATGCGTCTTCGTGCAACTTCTGCAATTCTTTCGAGAAGGGACGTAATAATAGTAGCATCTGTTTCTTGTATATACGGCCTTGGAAACCCAAAACTCTTCAAAGAGATGGGTTTTGAACTAAAAACTGGGGAAAAAATTAAAAGATCCGGTATTATTGAAAAATTAGTGGATATTCAGTACGAACGAAACGATATGGAATTAGTCCCGGGAAGATTTAGGGTAAAAGGGGATACTTTAGATATTATTCCTGGATATCAAGATGATATCGTAAGAGTTGAAATGTTTGGTGATGAAATTGATAGAATATATGAATTAGATCCAAAAAACATGACCAAAAAACATGAATTGGATTCCTTTTATATGTACCCTGCAAAACACTTCGTAATTCCTGAAGAAGATAAGAAAAATGCGATAAAATCCATTTTGAAAGAACTAGATGAATGGCTTCCAAATTTAGACATGCTAAAATCGCACAGGTTGAAGCAGAAAACTCTCTACGATATAGAAATGATCGAAGAAACTGGAAGCTGTAAGGGAATTGAAAATTATTCGAGGCATTTTGAAAATAGAAAAGAAGGAGAACCTGCATACTGCCTTTTAGACTATTTCCCGGAAGATTTTTTGATTGTAATTGATGAAAGCCACCAGACAATCCCACAAATTCGTGGAATGTATAAAGGAGACAGATCAAGAAAACAGTCATTAATCGATTACGGATTCAGACTTCCAAGTGCATATGACAACCGCCCCCTCAGATTTGAAGAATTTAAAAAATACATGAACAATGTAATTTTTGTATCCGCCACCCCCGGAGAATACGAGTTAGATAACTCCAATCAGGTTGTAGAACAGATTATCCGACCAACCGGGCTTTTAGACCCTGAAGTTGAAATAAAACCGATTGAAAATCAGGTTGAAGATATAATAAAAGAAACTGAAAAAATGGTCGAAAAGGGGGAGCGGGTACTGATTACAACCCTTACAAAACGGCTTGCAGAAGAATTAACAGAATATTTAGCAAAACGCCAAGTTAAAGCAAGGTATCTACATTCGGATATAGATACAATTGAAAGAACTGAAATCATTCGAAATCTAAGGCTTGGAAAATTTGACTGCCTTGTTGGAATAAACCTTTTAAGGGAAGGATTAGATATTCCAGAAGTTGGATTTGTTGGAATACTCGATGCCGACAAAGAAGGGTTTTTGAGAAACGATAAAAGCTTGATTCAAACAATTGGTCGTGCTGCAAGAAATGCGAACTCAAAAGTTGTGCTTTATGCTGACAAAATGACCGATTCGATTAAAAAAGCGGTTTCTGAGACCGAAAGAAGAAGAAACTTACAAAAAGATTATAACGAAATGCACAATATCACTCCAAAAACGATTGTAAAACCAATAAGAGAAAAAGTCGTCGATATTTCCGATATAAAACATATTCCTGTAGCAGATATTCCAAATGTCATTATTGAACTTGAAGCTGAAATGTATGAAGCTGCAGAAGCTCTCGAATTTGAAAAAGCAATTAAAATAAGAGATAATATTGCAAAGTTGAAGAAAAAACTAAAATAA
- a CDS encoding YqhA family protein, with translation MGKTDKFKKKYGIKNISEQGFFEHFFELALWNSRFVVVLAVIFGTLGSITLFLAGSAEIFHTILEYISDPMSSEQHNQILIGVIGAVDLYLIGVVLLIFSFGIYELFISKIDIARADGDVSNILEIYTLDELKSKIIKVIIMVLVVSFFQRVLSMHFETSLDMIYMAISIFAISLGVYFMHKQKV, from the coding sequence ATGGGAAAAACAGACAAATTTAAGAAAAAATACGGGATCAAAAATATTAGTGAACAGGGTTTTTTTGAACATTTTTTTGAACTTGCACTCTGGAATTCTAGATTTGTCGTAGTTTTAGCAGTTATTTTTGGAACCCTTGGATCAATTACGTTATTTTTAGCAGGATCTGCGGAAATATTTCATACAATCTTAGAATACATTTCGGATCCAATGAGTAGCGAACAGCATAATCAAATTTTAATTGGTGTTATCGGTGCGGTTGACCTTTATCTAATCGGGGTTGTACTTTTAATATTCAGTTTTGGCATATACGAATTATTTATCTCAAAAATAGATATAGCAAGAGCAGATGGCGATGTTTCAAACATTTTAGAAATTTATACCCTTGATGAACTAAAAAGTAAAATTATAAAAGTTATAATAATGGTTTTGGTTGTCAGCTTTTTCCAGAGAGTTCTATCAATGCACTTTGAAACGTCTCTAGACATGATTTATATGGCAATATCCATATTTGCAATATCTCTTGGAGTTTATTTCATGCACAAACAAAAAGTGTAG